A stretch of the Bacillus sp. B-jedd genome encodes the following:
- the accB gene encoding acetyl-CoA carboxylase biotin carboxyl carrier protein: MLKVQEIREIIKLIDQSSIDEFVYESEGSKIKMKKHAKDQGAVVTQQPLQVVQALPAAQPAAVAQQAPAAVQAPVAEPAKQPEAAPAGNEQEGLHKIVSPMVGTFYASPSPDADAYVKPGSKISQDTVVCIVEAMKLFNEIEAEVSGEIVEILVKDGQLVEYGQPLFLVKAAGER, from the coding sequence GTGTTAAAAGTACAGGAAATTCGAGAAATAATTAAACTAATAGACCAATCAAGCATTGATGAATTTGTATATGAAAGTGAAGGCTCTAAAATCAAGATGAAAAAACACGCCAAGGACCAGGGGGCCGTTGTTACCCAGCAGCCGCTCCAGGTAGTCCAGGCTTTGCCGGCGGCCCAGCCGGCAGCTGTTGCCCAACAAGCACCTGCGGCTGTGCAAGCCCCTGTCGCAGAACCTGCAAAGCAGCCTGAAGCGGCTCCAGCGGGCAATGAGCAGGAAGGCCTTCACAAAATTGTCTCTCCAATGGTTGGTACGTTCTATGCATCACCATCTCCTGATGCTGATGCATACGTGAAGCCGGGCTCTAAAATTAGCCAGGATACGGTTGTCTGCATTGTAGAAGCGATGAAGCTCTTCAACGAAATTGAAGCTGAAGTTAGCGGCGAGATTGTAGAGATTCTCGTGAAGGACGGCCAGCTGGTTGAATATGGCCAGCCGTTATTTCTAGTAAAAGCAGCCGGGGAGCGTTAA
- a CDS encoding SpoIIIAH-like family protein, whose product MLLKKQTVWLLTMLSLVIVLSVYYITSEPQSQKNDFASTSEKAKDKADAKESGTVTSKDGKTVVTETSSKEGFESLRLKITDARNQQIEDYEIQAASTDLSEAKRSEAFDKIAELTEIGKKEEVLEALLKQTMGYEDALVRADGDQVRVTVKSKEKHSPKAANEIIQLVRSEIGSMKITAVEFQPAK is encoded by the coding sequence ATGCTGTTAAAAAAACAAACTGTCTGGCTGTTGACGATGCTGAGCCTTGTTATTGTCTTGTCTGTCTATTACATTACGTCCGAACCTCAATCCCAAAAGAATGACTTTGCCTCTACTTCAGAAAAAGCGAAAGATAAGGCGGATGCCAAGGAAAGTGGCACAGTCACTTCTAAAGATGGAAAAACGGTTGTCACAGAAACGTCCAGCAAGGAAGGATTCGAGTCTCTGCGCCTCAAAATCACTGATGCGCGCAATCAACAGATAGAAGACTATGAAATCCAGGCAGCCTCCACCGATCTTTCCGAAGCAAAACGGAGTGAAGCGTTTGATAAAATTGCTGAGTTGACTGAAATTGGTAAAAAAGAAGAGGTGCTGGAAGCATTGCTAAAGCAGACGATGGGCTACGAGGACGCACTTGTCAGGGCCGATGGGGATCAAGTAAGGGTTACAGTGAAATCAAAGGAGAAACATTCCCCTAAAGCAGCAAATGAAATTATCCAGCTTGTCAGAAGCGAAATCGGATCAATGAAAATAACAGCTGTTGAATTTCAGCCAGCGAAATAA
- the spoIIIAG gene encoding stage III sporulation protein AG has translation MKGKIGVLEWLRSTFSGGEPEKKKHRYQYMALVLCIGAVFMLVGNIFLPEKKGEVVPTAAQLEGGGEEVPVFGQKKSAKKATVENYERTYENQLKEALEDMLGVDDVTVVVNVESTESKVLEKNRVTKRQTTVEKDPEGGTRNVEDASVDEQLVIIRSGEKEEPIVIETKKPEIRGVLVVARGADNIEVKKWIIEAVTRSLGVPSHRVAVMAKKTKGDS, from the coding sequence GTGAAAGGAAAAATTGGCGTGTTGGAATGGTTGAGAAGCACATTCTCCGGAGGAGAGCCCGAGAAAAAAAAGCACAGATACCAGTATATGGCGCTGGTCCTATGTATCGGCGCGGTTTTTATGCTTGTCGGGAATATCTTTTTGCCAGAAAAAAAGGGGGAGGTGGTACCCACAGCTGCACAGCTTGAGGGAGGTGGGGAAGAGGTTCCTGTATTCGGGCAAAAAAAATCTGCGAAGAAAGCAACTGTGGAAAATTACGAGCGAACATATGAGAATCAATTGAAGGAAGCCCTTGAAGACATGCTGGGGGTAGATGACGTTACAGTAGTAGTTAACGTCGAATCTACAGAGTCAAAGGTATTGGAGAAAAACAGAGTGACAAAAAGGCAGACAACAGTGGAAAAGGATCCCGAAGGGGGAACAAGAAACGTAGAAGATGCCTCCGTTGATGAACAGCTCGTCATTATCCGTAGTGGTGAAAAAGAAGAGCCGATTGTCATTGAAACAAAAAAACCCGAAATTCGCGGAGTCCTAGTCGTTGCCCGCGGAGCGGATAATATAGAAGTGAAAAAGTGGATTATCGAAGCAGTTACCCGGTCACTAGGGGTACCGAGCCACCGGGTTGCTGTAATGGCTAAAAAAACGAAGGGGGATTCCTAA
- the spoIIIAF gene encoding stage III sporulation protein AF, which yields MEFLIEWVTNIILFILLATVIDMLLPNSAMQKYTKIVTGLLLIAIILGPILKLISSDFNEAMASIPALERKENAENSKSLIEIKKKEIQASQQAYILEQMAVQLKEDAEEELMDRIGLQIDHISIDAELAEGQNLPDQIKKVAVLLKRPDKNSGKIQLVETVNIDASAPGRTKTRSEMEETAADFLAEKWSVDAGAIEVAIEGR from the coding sequence ATGGAATTTTTAATAGAGTGGGTAACTAATATAATTTTGTTCATTCTACTCGCAACAGTCATTGATATGCTCCTGCCTAATTCCGCTATGCAAAAATACACAAAAATCGTTACCGGACTTTTGTTGATCGCCATCATCCTCGGCCCCATCCTAAAACTCATATCAAGTGATTTCAACGAAGCGATGGCCTCAATCCCTGCGCTTGAGCGTAAAGAAAATGCTGAAAATAGCAAAAGTTTAATAGAAATAAAGAAAAAAGAAATACAAGCCTCACAACAAGCATATATTTTAGAACAAATGGCTGTCCAATTAAAAGAGGATGCGGAAGAGGAGTTGATGGATAGGATCGGGCTTCAAATCGATCACATATCAATAGATGCGGAATTGGCGGAAGGGCAGAATCTCCCTGACCAGATTAAAAAAGTGGCTGTCCTTTTAAAAAGGCCTGATAAAAACAGCGGTAAAATCCAACTTGTCGAAACAGTGAATATCGATGCTTCCGCGCCGGGACGGACTAAGACCCGTTCGGAAATGGAAGAAACGGCAGCAGATTTTTTAGCAGAAAAGTGGAGTGTAGACGCGGGGGCGATAGAGGTTGCCATTGAAGGGAGATGA
- the spoIIIAE gene encoding stage III sporulation protein AE: MNQFTRPFFIAVFLFFFAFLPGAMASPETTPQPAKEIVEAQLKTMDLSELMGFWEDIKTEYGGFLPESQKGSLYDFLKGDKQFSLKEWGKGLLAFAFHEFITNGKLLGSLILLTVFSMFLQSLQNAFEKSTISKVAYSIVFMVLVILALNSFHIVIQFTNETIQTMMAFILALVPLLLGLIAASGGVVSAAFFHPVVLFLMNTSGLLIEHVVLPLLFLSTLLSIVSTMSEHYKVSQLAGMLRNWSIGLLGIFLTVFLGVLSVQGASSAVSDGVAIRTAKFITGNFVPVIGRAFTDAADTVISASVLLKNTVGIAGVAILLVIAAFPAIKILMIAFIYKFAAAILQPLGGGPIIACLDTIGKSIIYVFASLGIVSLMFFLCITVIVAAGNITMMMR, from the coding sequence ATGAACCAATTTACACGCCCATTCTTTATTGCCGTTTTCCTGTTCTTTTTTGCCTTTCTGCCGGGTGCCATGGCTTCTCCGGAAACTACGCCCCAGCCTGCAAAAGAAATTGTCGAAGCCCAGCTGAAAACGATGGACCTTTCCGAATTGATGGGTTTTTGGGAAGACATAAAGACCGAATACGGCGGATTTTTGCCTGAAAGCCAGAAGGGCAGTCTTTATGATTTCCTGAAAGGGGACAAACAGTTCTCGCTGAAGGAATGGGGGAAAGGGTTGCTGGCCTTCGCATTCCATGAATTTATTACGAATGGAAAGCTACTCGGTTCCCTGATTCTCCTAACGGTTTTCAGCATGTTTCTCCAGTCACTGCAAAACGCATTTGAAAAAAGCACAATTAGCAAAGTTGCCTATTCCATAGTGTTTATGGTGCTTGTCATCCTGGCGCTGAATAGTTTCCATATCGTCATCCAATTTACCAATGAAACGATCCAGACGATGATGGCCTTTATCCTGGCACTCGTTCCCCTGCTGCTTGGTTTGATTGCAGCGTCAGGTGGAGTCGTTTCGGCCGCCTTTTTTCACCCGGTTGTCCTCTTTTTAATGAATACGAGCGGGTTGCTGATTGAACATGTCGTCCTTCCACTTTTATTTCTGTCAACATTGCTCAGCATCGTCAGTACCATGTCCGAACATTATAAGGTGAGCCAGCTGGCAGGCATGCTCCGCAATTGGAGCATTGGGCTTCTGGGAATATTTCTGACAGTCTTCCTTGGGGTGCTGTCGGTACAGGGGGCTTCGTCAGCGGTTTCAGACGGAGTCGCAATCCGGACCGCGAAATTTATAACAGGAAACTTTGTACCTGTCATCGGGCGGGCGTTTACAGATGCGGCGGATACGGTCATCAGCGCCTCGGTTTTGCTTAAAAACACCGTTGGCATCGCCGGGGTAGCGATTCTCTTGGTGATTGCAGCATTTCCTGCGATAAAAATCCTGATGATCGCCTTTATTTACAAATTTGCCGCTGCCATTCTCCAGCCGCTTGGAGGGGGGCCGATAATCGCCTGTCTGGATACCATCGGCAAAAGCATTATTTATGTTTTTGCCTCCCTGGGGATTGTTTCGCTGATGTTTTTTCTTTGCATTACGGTCATCGTTGCGGCAGGCAATATCACGATGATGATGAGGTAG
- the spoIIIAD gene encoding stage III sporulation protein AD encodes MAFFKKSNQSSCSSRGEGIPIEILKIVGISLTATFLAMIIKEQKPNFAFLLVLFTGCVIFLFLLDKIYEIISMIERIASNAKVNLVYVETILKIIGIAYIAEFASQVTKDAGQGAIASKIELGAKILILTMAIPILTVLIETIIKLIPS; translated from the coding sequence ATGGCCTTTTTCAAAAAATCAAATCAGTCTTCTTGTTCCAGTAGAGGGGAGGGCATTCCGATTGAGATATTAAAAATTGTTGGAATCTCGCTGACCGCCACCTTCCTCGCAATGATCATAAAGGAACAAAAACCTAATTTCGCTTTTCTGCTCGTTTTATTCACTGGCTGCGTCATCTTTCTATTCCTGTTGGATAAAATTTATGAAATCATCTCGATGATTGAACGGATTGCCTCAAACGCAAAAGTAAACCTAGTTTACGTCGAGACGATCCTGAAAATTATCGGGATTGCCTATATTGCTGAATTTGCCTCCCAGGTGACAAAGGATGCCGGCCAGGGAGCGATCGCCTCCAAGATAGAACTCGGAGCGAAAATCCTCATCCTGACGATGGCCATCCCGATTCTTACCGTGCTAATAGAAACAATCATAAAGCTTATTCCAAGTTAG
- the spoIIIAC gene encoding stage III sporulation protein AC: MGLEVDVIFKIAGVGIVVAFLHTVLDQVGKKEYAQWVTLFGFIYILFQVAAIVDGLFQKIKSVFLFQ, encoded by the coding sequence ATGGGTCTGGAAGTGGATGTCATTTTCAAAATCGCAGGTGTCGGCATTGTCGTTGCATTTTTGCATACGGTGCTTGACCAGGTCGGCAAAAAAGAATACGCCCAATGGGTTACCTTATTCGGATTTATTTATATTCTGTTTCAGGTTGCCGCGATTGTGGATGGCCTTTTTCAAAAAATCAAATCAGTCTTCTTGTTCCAGTAG
- the spoIIIAB gene encoding stage III sporulation protein SpoIIIAB, translated as MMKLAGALFILAATTWTGFELSRNLSERPKQLRQLKAALQSLEAEIMFGHTPLHEASRRLAAQLPGPLCGLFEKFGERLAMTETTVKDAWDESLEEIWKLTALKKEELEIMRQFGETLGRHDRLSQQKQIQLTLSHLEREEAEARERQSKYEKMFKSLGFLSGLLVIIVLI; from the coding sequence ATGATGAAATTGGCAGGCGCTCTTTTTATCCTAGCGGCGACAACTTGGACGGGCTTTGAACTTTCCAGGAATTTGTCTGAACGCCCTAAACAGCTTCGCCAGCTGAAAGCTGCCCTTCAATCACTTGAGGCGGAAATCATGTTTGGGCATACCCCTTTGCATGAAGCGTCCAGGAGGCTTGCCGCGCAGCTTCCTGGCCCATTGTGCGGATTATTCGAAAAGTTTGGAGAGAGGCTGGCGATGACGGAAACAACCGTGAAGGATGCCTGGGATGAAAGCCTCGAAGAAATATGGAAGCTGACTGCGCTGAAAAAGGAGGAACTGGAGATTATGCGCCAGTTCGGGGAGACTCTCGGCAGGCATGACCGTTTATCTCAGCAAAAACAAATCCAGCTCACATTAAGCCATCTTGAAAGAGAAGAGGCCGAAGCGCGAGAGAGGCAGTCGAAATATGAAAAAATGTTCAAAAGCCTTGGCTTCCTTTCAGGCCTGCTGGTCATCATCGTACTGATATAG
- the spoIIIAA gene encoding stage III sporulation protein AA: MENIFSFLPKTISKALEGIPSESRDYVEEIRIRINRPIEVTARGAPIFLSYFSKPDDAVLLLQKISQHSIYAMDEELMRGYITIAGGHRVGLAGKVILEAGQVKAIRDVSSFNIRVAREKIGSALSLVPFLHQKNWLHTLIIGPPQTGKTTLLRDIARIVSSGDSDSRIGAKKAGIVDERSEIAGCVNGVPQLTFGPRMDVLDACPKAEGIMMLIRSMSPDVIIADEIGRKEDSAAIMEAVHAGIKIITTVHGGSFEEVRNRPTLQEIINSRIFERYIVLGRSKGPGTINGILDRDGMPVSRKVKVN; encoded by the coding sequence ATGGAAAATATCTTCTCCTTTTTGCCTAAAACAATATCAAAAGCCCTGGAAGGCATTCCTTCCGAATCAAGAGATTATGTAGAGGAAATAAGGATTCGAATAAATAGGCCGATTGAAGTGACAGCTCGTGGGGCCCCGATTTTCCTATCTTACTTTTCCAAACCTGATGATGCTGTCCTTTTGCTGCAAAAAATAAGCCAACACTCCATTTATGCAATGGATGAGGAATTGATGAGGGGTTATATTACTATCGCTGGCGGACACAGGGTCGGTCTCGCTGGCAAGGTCATTCTGGAAGCGGGACAGGTCAAGGCGATCAGGGACGTTTCATCCTTCAATATCCGGGTTGCGAGGGAAAAAATCGGGAGCGCCCTCTCCCTGGTTCCTTTTCTCCATCAAAAAAACTGGCTTCATACCCTTATTATCGGTCCGCCGCAGACTGGCAAGACAACACTCTTAAGAGACATTGCAAGAATTGTTTCAAGCGGGGATAGCGATAGCCGTATAGGAGCAAAAAAAGCCGGAATTGTGGACGAACGGTCCGAAATTGCCGGTTGCGTCAATGGTGTGCCGCAATTGACCTTCGGACCAAGGATGGATGTGCTTGATGCTTGCCCGAAAGCGGAAGGGATTATGATGCTTATACGATCCATGAGCCCCGACGTCATCATTGCGGATGAAATTGGCAGAAAAGAGGATTCGGCCGCCATTATGGAAGCCGTCCATGCAGGAATAAAAATTATCACCACCGTTCACGGAGGCTCCTTTGAGGAAGTAAGGAACAGGCCGACGTTGCAGGAAATCATCAATAGCCGTATATTTGAACGCTATATTGTATTGGGCCGGTCGAAAGGGCCGGGAACAATCAACGGAATTCTGGATCGGGACGGAATGCCGGTTAGCCGAAAAGTGAAGGTGAACTAA
- a CDS encoding SIMPL domain-containing protein, protein MAIGRDGAQEANIIIVKGEGTVSAEPDTAKVTVGVTTEQKDLVEAQQQNARDAANLVKALLGSGIPPENIRTSDYRIESVYDYKEGAQLFRGYKITHLFQVKTSDLGKVGALVDNAVQNGANYVSDIQFTNSRKDDLYNEALELAVKNAAQKAVTISQAIGANLNPVPLTVTEGFQQPIPYSEYHTPMVKGISTTTPIQPGQLLIEADITVKYRFEAADGSVANDQD, encoded by the coding sequence ATGGCAATCGGGAGGGATGGCGCGCAGGAAGCAAATATCATCATCGTAAAAGGAGAAGGAACCGTTTCAGCGGAACCGGATACCGCCAAGGTCACTGTTGGGGTGACGACCGAACAAAAGGATTTGGTGGAAGCCCAGCAGCAAAATGCCCGTGATGCGGCAAACCTTGTCAAGGCATTGCTGGGATCCGGGATACCCCCAGAGAATATTCGGACATCAGACTATCGGATTGAATCCGTCTATGACTATAAGGAAGGCGCCCAGCTGTTTCGCGGCTATAAAATAACTCATTTATTTCAAGTTAAAACATCAGACCTTGGGAAGGTTGGCGCGCTTGTCGACAACGCCGTCCAAAATGGAGCAAACTATGTTTCCGATATCCAATTCACGAACAGCCGAAAGGACGACTTGTACAATGAAGCTCTTGAACTGGCCGTAAAAAACGCCGCCCAAAAAGCCGTAACGATCAGCCAAGCAATAGGTGCGAACCTAAATCCCGTGCCATTAACAGTCACAGAAGGATTCCAACAGCCCATTCCCTATTCCGAATACCACACTCCAATGGTAAAAGGAATCTCAACCACAACGCCTATTCAGCCCGGCCAGCTGCTCATTGAAGCCGACATTACCGTAAAGTACCGATTTGAAGCAGCGGACGGATCAGTGGCCAACGATCAGGATTAA
- a CDS encoding TlpA family protein disulfide reductase has translation MKQEDMLETIEESQEIEQPAASSMSKKIIKLTVLLLVVGMFGYFSFSMANKPEVPRQGDQAPDFELENLDGDMVKFSDYKGQVVILNYFTAWCGPCIEEAPDLEAFSKEYGDQYKLLIIDRGDPKDRVKRFIEKYDAGSSTYLFDFKMNVSKRYGVLGQPETFVIDKQGVIREYIQGPVTKMELYNLVSKYN, from the coding sequence ATGAAGCAGGAAGATATGTTGGAAACGATAGAAGAATCCCAAGAAATAGAACAACCTGCCGCCTCATCCATGAGTAAAAAGATCATTAAGCTCACAGTCCTATTATTGGTGGTTGGAATGTTCGGGTATTTTTCTTTCAGCATGGCTAACAAGCCGGAGGTTCCAAGACAAGGCGATCAAGCTCCTGATTTTGAATTGGAAAATCTTGACGGGGACATGGTCAAATTCTCTGATTATAAAGGGCAGGTTGTCATATTAAACTATTTTACCGCTTGGTGTGGCCCATGTATCGAAGAGGCACCTGATCTTGAAGCTTTCTCGAAAGAATATGGAGACCAATATAAACTTCTTATCATTGATCGAGGAGACCCCAAAGACCGTGTAAAAAGGTTTATTGAGAAGTACGATGCGGGATCTTCAACTTATTTATTCGACTTTAAGATGAATGTATCCAAAAGATATGGTGTGCTTGGGCAGCCAGAAACATTCGTCATTGACAAGCAGGGGGTCATCCGCGAGTATATCCAGGGACCAGTGACAAAAATGGAACTATATAACCTTGTCAGTAAATATAATTAA
- a CDS encoding CcmD family protein — protein MTYMYAAYSVAWIIIFGYLVILGKRQSSLKKEIEFLKLHDK, from the coding sequence ATGACATACATGTATGCAGCTTATTCAGTAGCCTGGATCATTATCTTTGGATATCTGGTGATTTTGGGAAAACGCCAAAGCAGCCTGAAAAAAGAAATAGAATTTTTAAAGCTTCATGATAAATAG
- a CDS encoding cytochrome c biogenesis protein, whose translation MSVNLEKQHAPLSPASPKTIGKPVWNKLLFGASVASVMAAIYLIFMYAKLEVTMGAVQKIFYIHVASAWTGFLSFFVTFVFSVLFLIKRKRIFDTYAFVSAEIGVVFTTIVLTTGPIWAKSSWNTWWAWEPRLTTTLILWFVYVAYIMIHKMDGVWEKKARLAAVFGIIGFADVPIVWFAIRWWNSKFHPIVFGEGPSQKGGGIDSTMLVALLATIAALTFFYAYLLNKGVTLENMKIKVAKYKEKLRESIEN comes from the coding sequence ATGAGTGTGAATCTCGAAAAACAACATGCGCCACTCAGCCCGGCCAGCCCGAAAACGATTGGGAAGCCAGTATGGAACAAACTTCTCTTCGGGGCTTCGGTTGCGTCGGTAATGGCTGCCATTTATTTAATATTTATGTATGCCAAGCTTGAAGTAACAATGGGAGCCGTCCAGAAAATCTTTTATATCCATGTTGCTTCTGCCTGGACCGGTTTCCTCTCTTTTTTCGTAACTTTTGTTTTCAGTGTACTGTTCTTAATTAAAAGGAAGCGAATTTTTGATACGTATGCATTTGTCTCGGCTGAAATTGGTGTTGTCTTCACAACGATCGTACTAACAACTGGGCCGATTTGGGCAAAGTCATCCTGGAATACATGGTGGGCATGGGAGCCACGCCTGACTACGACGTTAATCCTTTGGTTTGTGTATGTCGCCTACATTATGATTCACAAAATGGACGGAGTTTGGGAGAAAAAAGCAAGGCTCGCCGCGGTATTTGGCATCATTGGCTTCGCAGATGTGCCAATTGTCTGGTTCGCGATCCGCTGGTGGAATTCAAAATTTCATCCAATTGTCTTCGGTGAAGGCCCTTCCCAAAAAGGAGGCGGTATTGATAGTACGATGCTTGTTGCCCTGCTAGCTACCATCGCGGCACTGACTTTCTTCTACGCATACCTGCTGAACAAGGGTGTCACCTTGGAAAACATGAAAATAAAAGTCGCCAAGTATAAAGAGAAATTAAGGGAATCTATTGAAAATTAG
- a CDS encoding heme exporter protein CcmB, protein MNIIKPALLLASKDLKSELKTKQVLATMLIFAGLVILIFSIAFDPQNNLTKAVVPGVIWVIIVFSGILGLNRSFISEQRNDSIQGLLIAPMEASSIYLGKMMANFAMILIVEIVALPFLFLLFDFKYMGSFPYFVLVLFIGSFGFIATGTFLAALAANSRSSEMLLPLLLFPITSPILIGAVQSTKIILTNIEKLPTALAWMQLIGAYDVIFFVLCFLLIDYVLEV, encoded by the coding sequence ATGAATATAATCAAACCTGCCCTCTTGCTGGCATCGAAAGATTTAAAGTCCGAATTAAAAACAAAACAGGTCCTGGCGACAATGTTGATTTTCGCTGGACTGGTCATTTTAATTTTCAGCATTGCATTTGACCCGCAAAACAATTTGACCAAAGCTGTGGTTCCCGGAGTCATATGGGTAATCATCGTCTTTTCCGGGATATTGGGCTTGAATCGCTCATTCATCTCGGAACAAAGAAATGACTCCATACAAGGGCTTCTGATTGCCCCTATGGAAGCATCCAGCATTTACCTTGGCAAAATGATGGCCAATTTTGCGATGATCCTGATTGTCGAAATTGTCGCTCTGCCGTTTTTATTCCTGCTATTCGATTTTAAATATATGGGAAGCTTTCCGTATTTCGTTTTGGTTCTTTTCATAGGAAGCTTTGGATTTATAGCAACGGGGACTTTCCTGGCGGCTCTGGCTGCAAACTCAAGGAGCAGTGAAATGCTTTTGCCGCTGCTATTGTTCCCGATTACGAGCCCTATTCTAATTGGAGCCGTCCAGTCTACTAAAATCATTCTGACGAATATTGAAAAGTTACCAACTGCCCTTGCATGGATGCAGCTGATCGGAGCCTATGATGTGATCTTCTTTGTCCTTTGCTTTTTGTTAATAGACTATGTGTTGGAGGTATAG
- the ccmA gene encoding heme ABC exporter ATP-binding protein CcmA, with amino-acid sequence MIEIKKLTKQADDKMILRGIDLSIEKGETVGILGPNGAGKSTLLKVIATLIKPSSGQVSIGGYDLKKNQAEIKKLFGYLPHSSLLYDHYSPLENLVFFGNLYGVENARERALELVKEVGLSFFLNEPVKNFSRGMIQRIAIARAIIHEPELLLLDEPHTGLDQSAITILNNVILGMKAKGVTTLMVTHDFNQAAEICDRIVIIKNGKIADDFVLMDKKVSTLNEKYLYQVEGVS; translated from the coding sequence GTGATTGAAATTAAAAAGCTGACAAAACAGGCAGACGACAAAATGATCCTAAGGGGAATCGACCTCTCCATTGAAAAAGGGGAAACAGTCGGGATTCTCGGTCCGAATGGCGCAGGGAAAAGCACACTTTTAAAAGTGATTGCAACCTTGATAAAGCCTTCATCCGGCCAGGTTAGCATCGGCGGATATGATTTAAAAAAGAATCAGGCGGAGATCAAGAAACTGTTTGGTTATCTTCCTCACTCCAGTTTGCTCTATGACCACTATTCCCCCCTTGAAAACCTTGTTTTCTTCGGAAATCTTTACGGAGTGGAAAATGCGAGGGAAAGGGCTTTAGAACTCGTTAAGGAAGTCGGATTGTCCTTTTTCCTGAATGAACCGGTAAAGAACTTTTCCCGGGGGATGATCCAACGGATTGCGATCGCGAGGGCAATTATTCATGAGCCCGAATTGCTTCTGCTTGATGAGCCCCATACAGGGCTTGACCAGAGTGCAATCACAATCCTGAATAACGTCATTTTGGGAATGAAGGCAAAGGGAGTTACTACCTTAATGGTTACCCATGATTTTAATCAGGCTGCTGAAATCTGCGACAGAATCGTCATTATCAAAAACGGGAAAATCGCCGACGATTTTGTACTGATGGATAAAAAAGTCAGCACGCTTAATGAAAAATATCTTTACCAGGTGGAGGGAGTGTCATGA
- a CDS encoding cytochrome c-type biogenesis protein, which produces MWKKIYAGLLIFLVVFQGSLAQVHAKQFDYKSKEFKAVASQFACTCGCGQDHYECDPNTCNLTVEFKKDLVDMMNKGMDKDEIRKYYIGIYGEEILTAPEKEGFSLTAWILPFVALGGAGTALFFVIRKWVKKKGSAAVPVDELTGQDEVENEILSSIIDEERKKYL; this is translated from the coding sequence ATGTGGAAAAAAATTTATGCTGGGCTGCTGATCTTCCTGGTTGTCTTCCAGGGTTCTCTGGCACAGGTACATGCGAAACAATTCGATTACAAGTCTAAGGAGTTCAAAGCGGTCGCTTCACAGTTTGCCTGCACTTGCGGGTGCGGGCAGGATCATTATGAGTGTGATCCTAATACTTGTAACCTGACAGTTGAATTTAAAAAAGACCTCGTAGATATGATGAATAAAGGCATGGATAAGGACGAAATCCGGAAATACTACATCGGTATTTACGGGGAGGAAATACTGACAGCTCCTGAAAAAGAAGGCTTTAGCCTGACAGCCTGGATCCTTCCTTTTGTCGCGTTGGGCGGAGCGGGAACAGCACTTTTCTTTGTCATCAGGAAATGGGTGAAAAAGAAGGGGAGCGCTGCTGTGCCAGTCGATGAATTAACCGGGCAGGATGAGGTTGAGAATGAAATCCTTTCTTCAATCATTGATGAGGAACGAAAAAAGTATCTTTAG